One Vicia villosa cultivar HV-30 ecotype Madison, WI linkage group LG5, Vvil1.0, whole genome shotgun sequence genomic window, TTGTTAAAATTGTAAATAATAAATCTTATCAAAATTGCAATGAATGTGATGAATGTGATTTAACAAATCTGAGTGTCACTAAAAATATTAGTATTAGGCGATTTTGATGAGAAAATAAAGGAGAGATATTCATCTTCATTCAACAAAACCTCGCACCATACAATAAATGAACTCTCTAACACAAAGgatcaaagaaaataaaaatagtttaaaacacCAAAACAACATTGTTATAGTTTTTAAAGGGAAATCTAAACAAGATCCTAAGAAACGTGGTTTCTCTTATAACATGTCATTTCAAACCACCTTTTCAactatcatcaccatcatcatcaatcttAACATCTCATAGTAACTAATAAAGAAATCTTGCACCATCTCTAGTCTCATTTCTCTAGTAGGTGTCTCTTGGTGCACTGCATTTGAAACATTCCATTCTGCTTGCAAAGTTGTGCTCATTGCATCCTAATCTGTTCAAAccaaaagaacaaaataaaaatcatgtttcCACCATGATAAAAATCGAGAAAAAAAAAGCATctgttataaaaaatataatatagtatCAGAGTATATCTAACTGAATATTAAACTCTAAATGTTGTATGCGAGAGAGAAATATAATATGATATCAGAGTTTATTTATGTTAGTCTGTCACAGACTAAATATTAAACCTATAATATTGTACGCGACAAATTTTACCTGTTACAAATCCAGTCGCCCGATTTCCAACCAGGTCTAGTACTTCCACCAAAGCCTCTTGAAAGCAAAATATCAGTACTATTGTTAAATCCTCCACTAGCTAATTCATCTTTGAAAGCACCACATTTGAAGCAACTTAAACGACTAGCAAAATTGTGAGCACCACAATTTCCAGCACCACAATACCAATCACCCAAACGAACATCTGAACCACTCAAACCAAATGAAGACCCTCCTCTAATTCCTCCAAACACTGATCCATAATCAACTCTCTCTCCGTATTTCGAATCGCCACATCTTTGACACGATTCGCGCCTTTGGAAGTTCATGTGTTGGCATGACCTGCAGTTCCAATCTCCTGGCCTACTCATGTTTAGAACTTCTCCACAAATTACTGTTGCATTCAACAAATAACTCCATTAAAAAACATTgaagaatgtatgaatgcatgatacATAGTGATTTTATCTAACAAACTTTGTAACTTTTCGTATCAATATGGGAGTTATAAATAAAATTGTCCG contains:
- the LOC131606150 gene encoding uncharacterized protein LOC131606150 is translated as MSRPGDWNCRSCQHMNFQRRESCQRCGDSKYGERVDYGSVFGGIRGGSSFGLSGSDVRLGDWYCGAGNCGAHNFASRLSCFKCGAFKDELASGGFNNSTDILLSRGFGGSTRPGWKSGDWICNRLGCNEHNFASRMECFKCSAPRDTY